The following are encoded in a window of Brevibacillus ruminantium genomic DNA:
- a CDS encoding acyl-CoA dehydrogenase family protein, which yields MKVLQDISVTEKRNFFAGDDTLQIIVRDLLNGPLSHYATRQLDAFGELCANEIDERAKHSDREGQPVLKRYDRFGEERSDVWVNEGYRKTIQQTYDTGIVGYVHKKIPELGQKGNYTYSFAQGYLLSQAEPGIYCPVTLTMATAYLLDHYADNSLKKKLLPHVCSTGELQLYEGATFLTERQGGSDVGANVVRAVENGGTYRLYGEKYFASNAGKCGVAMVLARIEGAPTGFRGLTLFAVPWRGEDGSLNGIRIRRLKDKLGVRAVPSGEVEFDGAEAYIVGDPAKGFYYMMEALNLSRICNAIASVGIMRRALVESKEYASRRNAFGKCLTDFPMVKDTLGKLAAKLHVEVATMFDLIQLYEKVTDGTASEREVILHRVFIAIMKKETAEQAIHFAHEAIEMHGGNGYIEDFVTPRLLRDAQVLTVWEGTANILGLELVRLVQKYAAHTLFVDEMKGRLAALADSPGKAVVASELERLADLLDQFAGYEEALQTFEAKGLAQRMAWVYESVVAIEWASRYGGKFEKLADIYLDETWGLRQPGGRMKTVEFFEEIV from the coding sequence ATGAAAGTACTCCAGGATATAAGCGTGACGGAAAAACGCAATTTTTTTGCCGGAGATGACACGCTCCAGATCATCGTCCGTGACTTGTTGAACGGGCCGCTGTCCCACTATGCGACCCGCCAGTTAGATGCATTTGGCGAGCTTTGCGCCAATGAAATTGACGAGAGGGCGAAGCATTCGGATCGGGAAGGACAGCCCGTGCTAAAACGCTACGACCGGTTTGGGGAAGAGCGCTCCGACGTCTGGGTGAACGAAGGCTATCGGAAAACCATCCAGCAGACCTATGACACAGGGATTGTCGGCTATGTGCACAAAAAGATTCCCGAGCTGGGACAAAAAGGAAATTACACCTATAGCTTCGCACAGGGATATCTGTTGTCACAGGCAGAACCGGGAATCTATTGTCCGGTTACGCTCACGATGGCCACTGCTTATCTGCTGGACCATTACGCTGACAATAGCTTGAAAAAGAAACTCCTGCCTCATGTTTGCTCGACGGGGGAGCTGCAGCTTTACGAAGGAGCCACTTTTCTGACAGAGCGCCAGGGAGGCTCCGATGTCGGGGCGAATGTTGTCCGGGCTGTAGAAAACGGCGGTACGTATCGGCTCTACGGCGAAAAATACTTTGCCTCCAATGCAGGGAAGTGCGGAGTAGCCATGGTGCTTGCCCGCATCGAAGGAGCACCGACTGGCTTTCGCGGACTTACATTGTTTGCCGTGCCATGGCGCGGAGAAGATGGCAGCTTGAACGGCATCCGTATTCGCCGCTTGAAGGATAAGCTGGGTGTGCGTGCTGTCCCTTCGGGCGAAGTGGAGTTTGACGGAGCGGAAGCGTATATCGTGGGCGATCCGGCAAAAGGCTTTTATTACATGATGGAGGCGCTCAATCTGTCGCGCATTTGCAACGCTATCGCCTCGGTTGGCATCATGCGCCGGGCATTGGTTGAATCGAAGGAATATGCGTCGCGACGCAATGCCTTCGGCAAGTGTCTTACCGATTTTCCGATGGTAAAGGATACATTGGGCAAGCTGGCTGCCAAGCTCCATGTGGAAGTGGCCACGATGTTTGACCTCATCCAGCTCTATGAAAAAGTAACGGACGGGACGGCATCCGAGCGGGAAGTGATTCTCCACCGGGTGTTTATTGCGATCATGAAAAAGGAGACGGCGGAGCAGGCGATTCATTTTGCGCATGAAGCGATTGAAATGCACGGCGGCAACGGGTATATCGAGGATTTCGTCACCCCGCGCTTACTGCGGGACGCACAGGTTTTGACCGTTTGGGAAGGCACAGCCAATATATTAGGGCTGGAGCTGGTGAGGCTTGTCCAAAAATACGCGGCCCATACGTTGTTTGTCGATGAAATGAAAGGGCGGTTGGCTGCGCTGGCAGACAGTCCGGGCAAAGCAGTGGTTGCAAGTGAGCTGGAGCGCCTTGCCGATTTGCTTGATCAGTTTGCCGGCTATGAGGAAGCGCTGCAAACCTTTGAAGCGAAAGGGCTGGCCCAGCGCATGGCCTGGGTGTACGAAAGTGTCGTGGCAATCGAGTGGGCGAGCAGATACGGCGGGAAATTTGAGAAGCTGGCTGACATTTATCTGGACGAAACCTGGGGACTCAGGCAACCGGGCGGCCGGATGAAGACGGTGGAGTTTTTCGAGGAGATCGTGTAA
- a CDS encoding class I adenylate-forming enzyme family protein — MNSSQLLERNARKYPDHEGVISQGKRLSYRELDQLVNKFSHALKHQGVRPGDKVVLFMPNVAEFVIAYFAVQRIGGIIVPINARLTLPEVEYIVQHSDAKAVIAHQMLFGTVENLRADVIRIITGEAAGGWQSFEVLLAAGHEAAIPCHLKEDDESTLLYTSGTTGQPKGVLFSYRNILTVAQMICVEMEVKPESRILLMMPLSHSAPLHLFLMAGVFVGAALVLTPTFTPDLLLYAVEQERTTHFFGAPVAYLLTAVHPRIHEADLSSMKWWVYGGAPLTTKEVQAVKAAFRTDNLVSVYGLTEAGPSGTLLLGNEHETKAGSIGKRAALSTELRIVNDVGEDVAAGEIGEIVLRGEGNMIGYYKNEEATKEVFLGEWLKTGDLARFDEDGYIWIVDRKKDVIITGGINIYPKEIEEVMLQFPGIREVAVVGVPHQEWGETVKAVYAAAELVDVESLKEYLGERLAKFKLPRLYEQVEALPRNSSGKILKQPLRTGGDAS, encoded by the coding sequence ATGAATAGCTCGCAACTGTTGGAGCGCAATGCGCGGAAATATCCAGACCATGAGGGGGTGATCAGTCAGGGAAAACGTCTGTCATACCGGGAGCTGGATCAGCTTGTCAACAAGTTTAGTCATGCCCTCAAGCATCAAGGGGTTCGCCCAGGCGATAAAGTCGTCTTGTTCATGCCAAACGTCGCAGAGTTTGTGATCGCCTATTTCGCTGTACAGCGGATCGGGGGAATCATCGTTCCGATCAATGCGAGGCTGACGCTGCCGGAGGTAGAGTATATTGTCCAGCATTCAGATGCGAAAGCCGTTATTGCCCATCAGATGCTGTTCGGTACCGTGGAGAACCTTCGCGCCGATGTGATTCGCATCATAACAGGCGAAGCAGCAGGGGGGTGGCAAAGCTTTGAGGTGCTTCTTGCTGCCGGACATGAAGCAGCCATTCCATGCCATTTAAAGGAGGATGACGAGTCTACCCTGCTATACACCTCGGGCACGACCGGCCAACCCAAAGGAGTTCTGTTCAGCTATCGCAACATCTTGACGGTGGCGCAGATGATCTGTGTGGAGATGGAGGTAAAGCCCGAGAGCCGTATCTTGCTGATGATGCCGCTCAGCCACTCCGCGCCGCTGCATCTCTTCCTGATGGCGGGGGTATTCGTCGGAGCTGCACTGGTACTCACGCCTACCTTTACACCAGACCTGCTCCTGTATGCCGTCGAGCAAGAGAGGACCACTCACTTTTTTGGCGCCCCGGTCGCCTATCTCCTGACAGCCGTTCATCCACGGATTCACGAGGCTGATTTGTCATCGATGAAGTGGTGGGTATACGGCGGTGCACCGCTTACGACCAAAGAAGTGCAGGCGGTGAAAGCTGCGTTTCGAACCGACAATCTGGTTAGCGTCTACGGCTTGACCGAAGCGGGCCCCAGCGGCACCCTGCTCTTGGGAAATGAGCATGAAACCAAAGCGGGCAGCATCGGCAAACGGGCAGCTCTGTCGACTGAGCTGCGCATCGTCAATGATGTCGGGGAGGATGTAGCCGCTGGTGAGATTGGAGAGATTGTTCTGCGCGGCGAAGGAAACATGATTGGCTACTATAAAAATGAGGAGGCCACCAAGGAGGTTTTCCTCGGCGAGTGGCTGAAAACAGGCGATCTGGCCAGATTTGACGAGGATGGATACATCTGGATTGTGGATCGGAAAAAAGATGTGATTATCACAGGGGGAATCAATATTTATCCCAAAGAAATTGAAGAGGTCATGCTGCAATTCCCGGGCATCCGGGAGGTCGCCGTCGTTGGTGTGCCGCATCAGGAGTGGGGAGAGACCGTCAAAGCCGTCTATGCTGCGGCTGAACTGGTTGATGTGGAAAGCTTGAAAGAATATCTCGGAGAGCGGTTGGCAAAGTTTAAACTGCCTCGGCTGTACGAACAAGTGGAAGCGCTTCCGCGAAATTCGTCCGGCAAAATCCTGAAGCAGCCGCTCCGCACAGGAGGAGATGCCTCATGA
- a CDS encoding MerR family transcriptional regulator, which translates to MKTIREVAEQFEVSTRTIRYYEEIGLLKPQRAANNQRLYSKAEIAKIKLISRGKRYGFSLDEIKEMVLLFDKDRSGRKQLERTIEYGKQRISEIEAKIKEFQELKEEMEQLLHKFSEKLNNIEGEQGYE; encoded by the coding sequence ATGAAAACGATCAGGGAGGTGGCAGAGCAATTCGAGGTGTCCACTCGAACCATTCGGTATTACGAAGAAATCGGACTCCTGAAGCCTCAGCGCGCCGCGAATAATCAACGTCTCTACTCCAAAGCCGAAATCGCCAAAATCAAGCTCATCTCCCGAGGCAAGCGATATGGTTTCTCTCTCGATGAAATCAAAGAAATGGTGCTGCTGTTCGATAAAGACCGCTCGGGCCGCAAGCAACTGGAGCGCACGATCGAATACGGCAAGCAGCGGATCAGTGAAATTGAGGCGAAGATCAAAGAATTTCAGGAATTAAAGGAAGAAATGGAACAGTTGTTACATAAGTTTTCAGAAAAATTAAATAATATCGAGGGGGAGCAGGGATATGAATAG
- a CDS encoding dicarboxylate/amino acid:cation symporter codes for MANTTKNSIWQSYRYPIMLLICIGLGAIIGMATGKDAEVLKPFGDIFINMMFTVVVPLVFVNISSAVANIVDLKRLGKILGVMLAVFIVTGIISASLMLIGVSFFPPAEGIHLELKAPEEINQLNTADQFVQAFTVSNFNDLLSRKNMLALIVFSILFGLSVSLAGEKAKKVAEGLNALSEVMIKMIKILMYYAPIGLGAYFANLVGVFGPDLLGSYARAMAVYYPISFLYFFIAFTVYAYLSSGKQGPRLFWKNAISPAVTSFATGSSVATIPVNLEATEKIGVPKDIREIVIPFGATAHMDGSCLSAILKISFIFGLFNMPFHGLDTYLTAIMIAVLSGVVMSGVPGGGFIGEMLIVTMYGFPPEALPIIAMLGTLVDPPATMVNATGDTVASMLVARIVDGKQWMRSKFMTTREETV; via the coding sequence ATGGCGAACACAACGAAAAACAGCATTTGGCAGTCCTATCGTTATCCCATCATGCTTTTGATCTGTATCGGTCTGGGCGCCATCATCGGCATGGCGACGGGCAAGGACGCAGAGGTCCTCAAGCCTTTTGGCGACATCTTTATCAACATGATGTTTACCGTCGTCGTTCCGCTCGTCTTCGTGAACATCAGCAGTGCTGTGGCCAACATCGTCGATCTGAAGCGATTGGGGAAAATCCTCGGCGTCATGCTGGCTGTTTTTATCGTCACCGGCATCATTTCCGCCAGTCTGATGCTCATCGGCGTCTCCTTTTTCCCGCCTGCCGAAGGCATCCACCTCGAATTGAAGGCCCCTGAAGAAATCAACCAGTTGAATACGGCAGACCAGTTCGTCCAGGCTTTTACCGTCTCCAACTTCAATGATCTGCTGTCTCGCAAAAACATGCTTGCACTTATTGTATTCTCTATTTTATTCGGGTTATCCGTCAGTCTGGCTGGAGAGAAAGCGAAAAAAGTGGCTGAAGGGCTGAACGCTTTGTCGGAAGTCATGATCAAGATGATCAAAATCCTGATGTACTACGCACCGATTGGCTTGGGTGCTTATTTTGCCAATCTCGTCGGCGTTTTCGGCCCGGATCTGCTCGGCTCCTACGCGAGGGCAATGGCTGTGTACTATCCAATCTCCTTTCTTTATTTCTTCATTGCCTTTACGGTTTACGCCTATCTGTCAAGCGGAAAACAGGGCCCTCGACTGTTTTGGAAAAACGCCATCTCTCCCGCTGTGACATCGTTTGCCACCGGCAGCAGTGTCGCTACGATCCCTGTCAATCTGGAGGCCACAGAGAAAATTGGCGTTCCGAAGGATATCCGCGAAATCGTCATTCCCTTTGGTGCAACGGCCCATATGGATGGTTCCTGTTTAAGCGCGATTTTGAAAATCTCTTTTATCTTTGGGCTTTTCAATATGCCTTTTCACGGGCTGGACACGTATTTGACAGCGATTATGATCGCGGTGCTGAGCGGCGTCGTCATGTCAGGTGTTCCGGGCGGCGGATTTATTGGCGAAATGCTGATCGTGACAATGTACGGCTTCCCGCCTGAAGCTCTGCCGATTATCGCGATGCTGGGCACGCTGGTTGATCCCCCTGCCACTATGGTAAACGCTACCGGAGATACAGTCGCCAGCATGTTGGTCGCCCGGATTGTCGACGGAAAGCAATGGATGAGGTCAAAATTCATGACAACTCGCGAAGAAACAGTCTAA
- a CDS encoding NUDIX hydrolase produces the protein MTEKQTRQQALTEQQFLDEYDVNRYVRPSVSVDMLLFTVTDEERDNYRKLSDKALKILLIKRGVHPYQGEWALPGGFVSADESIDEAAIRVLKKETNVSEVYLEQLYTWGDIGRDPRARVISCSYMALIDCELYHIQAGEDAADAKWFHVQDQWIQKKTTVTEKGWVIEKWVELRIWNDEESATAKLKITKTVENGHSREQQEILESHNLAFDHAKMILYALERLRNKVDYTDIAFHLLPELFTLSELQQVFEVILGKELLAAAFRRKITDKVVETNQIRRNAGHRPSKLYKYNPNWNHEQ, from the coding sequence ATGACCGAAAAGCAAACCAGACAGCAAGCACTGACTGAGCAGCAGTTTTTGGATGAATACGATGTCAACCGCTATGTGCGGCCTTCCGTTTCTGTCGACATGCTGCTGTTTACGGTGACGGATGAGGAGAGGGATAACTACCGCAAGCTGTCGGATAAAGCCTTGAAAATTTTGTTGATCAAGCGGGGAGTGCATCCGTATCAGGGGGAGTGGGCGTTGCCGGGCGGTTTTGTCTCCGCGGATGAGAGCATTGACGAGGCAGCGATCCGCGTCTTGAAAAAGGAAACGAATGTAAGTGAAGTCTATCTGGAGCAATTGTACACCTGGGGAGATATCGGCAGAGATCCGCGCGCGAGAGTGATCAGCTGTTCCTACATGGCCCTGATCGATTGTGAATTGTATCACATACAAGCCGGGGAGGATGCCGCTGACGCGAAGTGGTTCCACGTTCAGGATCAGTGGATACAAAAAAAGACGACCGTCACCGAGAAAGGCTGGGTCATCGAAAAATGGGTGGAGCTGCGTATCTGGAACGATGAGGAAAGCGCCACTGCCAAGCTGAAAATCACGAAAACTGTCGAGAACGGTCATTCACGCGAGCAGCAGGAAATTCTGGAATCCCATAACCTGGCGTTCGATCACGCCAAGATGATCTTGTACGCGCTGGAGAGGCTGCGAAACAAAGTGGATTATACGGATATCGCTTTTCATCTGCTTCCGGAATTATTTACGCTCTCTGAGCTTCAGCAGGTGTTTGAAGTGATTCTGGGAAAAGAGCTTCTGGCAGCCGCCTTCCGAAGAAAAATCACGGATAAGGTCGTCGAAACCAACCAGATCCGGCGAAATGCGGGCCATCGCCCATCCAAATTATATAAATACAACCCCAACTGGAATCATGAGCAATAA
- the pnuC gene encoding nicotinamide riboside transporter PnuC, with the protein MLRDWTFFEKTWLLLFTLVNIYLFFAFEDSLLGLISSLSGMLCVVLVAKGKISNYYFGIIQTSTYAYISFTYSLYGEAMLNGLFYLPVQFIGIYMWSKNRAQHSVKGEDVAVKRLTKKGWIYLVIASIIGIVLYAELLHYIGGQAVRLDSAAVVLSIFAQILMLKRYAEQWALWIAVNVLSISLWVVTLITQGGNDMNMVVMWSAFLINSIYGYYNWTKLSKAQGAYQA; encoded by the coding sequence ATGCTAAGGGATTGGACTTTCTTTGAAAAAACCTGGCTTTTGTTATTTACGCTTGTAAACATCTACTTGTTTTTCGCTTTTGAAGATTCGCTTTTGGGATTGATTTCTTCTCTTTCTGGCATGCTGTGTGTCGTGCTGGTAGCGAAAGGCAAAATCTCCAACTACTATTTTGGCATTATCCAGACATCTACCTACGCGTACATTTCTTTTACCTATTCGCTTTATGGAGAAGCGATGCTCAATGGTCTCTTTTACCTGCCCGTGCAGTTTATCGGCATCTACATGTGGTCCAAAAACCGCGCGCAGCACAGTGTAAAAGGGGAGGATGTGGCGGTAAAGCGGCTGACGAAGAAAGGCTGGATTTACCTGGTGATCGCGTCCATCATTGGCATTGTGCTGTATGCAGAGCTGCTCCATTACATCGGCGGGCAGGCCGTGCGTCTTGACTCGGCAGCCGTGGTTCTCTCGATCTTTGCCCAAATTCTGATGCTGAAGCGATATGCAGAGCAATGGGCGCTATGGATCGCGGTCAATGTACTTTCGATTTCCCTATGGGTCGTGACTCTGATCACACAGGGAGGCAACGACATGAATATGGTCGTCATGTGGTCCGCTTTCCTGATTAACTCGATATACGGTTATTACAACTGGACCAAACTGAGCAAAGCACAGGGGGCGTATCAGGCATGA